One part of the Tunicatimonas pelagia genome encodes these proteins:
- a CDS encoding DUF2764 family protein, whose product MSYYYLIAGLPDLRLGMDAQKIDFEEVLDTIRRNLVPTDEKLFRYLLHPNDNRNLLNILFHTYKNFPKAAFLFPSIITEAVLQDYHRQRAVLPAYMSEFLDEYEDQFAAMPPRTIEAQLWRAFYEEAEKQDAFINNYFQFDRCLKEIAAAYNASHFRFLTQPTSESDIARGGLGKGRTVPTSLLREYPYIELLGETIATYQPNQIEQLMDQLRWSYLEETTGFFGREQVFVYVVKLLIVIRWHRLVSSQEESHFETIRLAINNQVQTSKSPTV is encoded by the coding sequence ATGAGCTACTACTATCTCATAGCTGGATTACCCGATTTACGTCTAGGGATGGACGCTCAAAAAATTGATTTTGAGGAAGTGCTGGATACCATTCGGCGCAATCTCGTGCCCACTGATGAGAAGCTGTTTCGCTACTTACTACACCCCAATGATAACCGCAACCTGCTTAACATTTTGTTTCATACGTACAAAAATTTTCCTAAGGCAGCTTTTTTGTTTCCATCGATAATTACGGAGGCGGTGCTTCAAGACTACCATCGGCAGCGCGCGGTTCTTCCTGCTTACATGAGCGAATTTCTTGATGAGTACGAAGACCAGTTTGCGGCGATGCCTCCGCGAACGATAGAGGCGCAACTGTGGAGAGCTTTTTACGAAGAAGCTGAAAAGCAAGACGCATTTATTAATAACTACTTTCAGTTTGATCGATGCTTAAAGGAGATAGCGGCGGCTTACAACGCATCACATTTTCGCTTTTTAACCCAACCTACCTCAGAAAGTGATATAGCTCGAGGCGGGCTAGGCAAAGGACGAACGGTGCCAACCAGTTTACTGCGGGAATATCCTTACATTGAACTTCTGGGAGAAACCATCGCTACCTACCAACCCAACCAGATTGAGCAGCTGATGGACCAGCTACGGTGGAGTTACCTAGAAGAAACTACCGGCTTTTTCGGTCGGGAGCAAGTATTTGTCTACGTAGTAAAGCTACTAATCGTCATTAGGTGGCACAGGTTAGTATCCAGCCAAGAAGAAAGCCACTTTGAGAC
- a CDS encoding V-type ATP synthase subunit E has product MADMNNLDILTDKIYQEGIEKATKESEEILTKATAEHDRVVRAAQEEAKKIITDAQREAARISRSTEKELQLKGKQLVSDLKEEIQHLLSQKILHKSTNEAFADHSFMQTAILEAIASWKSTDELELLLPKELEHKLEEAFRQSIRAHAKNLFITFSDRLSSGFRIAEKANAYQISFTESDFVALFAPYLEEQTAQLLFSQST; this is encoded by the coding sequence ATGGCTGACATGAATAACCTAGATATCCTAACCGATAAGATTTATCAGGAGGGCATTGAGAAAGCAACCAAAGAGTCGGAAGAAATTCTGACTAAGGCTACGGCAGAGCACGATCGAGTAGTTAGAGCAGCACAAGAAGAAGCAAAGAAGATTATTACTGACGCGCAGCGGGAAGCCGCTCGTATTTCCCGAAGCACTGAAAAGGAATTACAACTCAAGGGTAAGCAGTTGGTGAGCGATCTAAAAGAAGAGATCCAGCACTTACTGTCACAAAAAATATTGCACAAAAGTACAAATGAAGCTTTTGCCGACCATTCTTTCATGCAGACCGCCATACTAGAAGCAATCGCTAGTTGGAAATCTACGGACGAACTAGAACTGCTGCTGCCCAAGGAGCTAGAGCATAAATTGGAAGAAGCTTTTCGGCAAAGTATTCGAGCGCACGCCAAGAACTTATTCATTACGTTCAGCGATCGGCTGAGTAGCGGTTTTCGGATTGCCGAGAAAGCCAATGCTTACCAAATTTCGTTTACTGAAAGTGATTTTGTTGCCCTGTTTGCCCCTTACTTGGAAGAGCAGACTGCCCAACTACTTTTCTCTCAATCAACATGA
- a CDS encoding universal stress protein has protein sequence MKTILFPTDFSERARKALDQAIVYAERFSLKLIIYHVYHRPVVEDGSSQQLAKSLEELERGIDSQFNRLLDQHKKLSTINYEFRKELGFLIESIINASKEEGTHLIVMATKGARGFGELWGTKTARIIKSVDVPVLVLPDHTSLVAVERVGLVCDYSKEAQYHTLDFLLEVVEELKLDVDVITLNRDEKTMTTQEIAYRQLVRRKLENVPTTFNFTFSSEVKDEIIDYSKNNNIGLIAILPKSYSFIERLFRESLTEKMTFHSPLPLLVLK, from the coding sequence ATGAAAACGATACTATTTCCCACTGACTTTTCAGAGAGAGCCCGTAAGGCATTAGATCAAGCAATTGTTTATGCCGAAAGGTTTAGCTTAAAACTGATTATTTATCATGTGTACCACCGACCGGTTGTAGAAGACGGATCTAGCCAGCAGTTGGCTAAAAGCCTAGAGGAGTTAGAAAGGGGCATTGATTCACAGTTCAACAGGTTGCTAGATCAGCACAAAAAGCTGAGTACGATAAATTATGAGTTTCGTAAGGAACTTGGCTTCCTGATCGAGAGCATCATCAACGCTTCCAAAGAAGAGGGAACCCACCTGATTGTAATGGCTACCAAGGGCGCCCGGGGGTTTGGCGAACTTTGGGGAACGAAGACCGCCCGGATTATAAAAAGTGTAGATGTACCGGTTTTGGTATTACCCGACCACACAAGCTTGGTAGCAGTAGAGAGGGTAGGACTGGTATGTGACTACAGCAAGGAAGCTCAGTACCATACCCTCGATTTTCTGTTGGAAGTTGTGGAAGAGTTAAAGCTTGACGTAGATGTTATTACGCTCAACCGAGATGAAAAGACCATGACGACTCAAGAAATAGCTTACCGGCAGTTGGTGCGTAGGAAACTAGAAAATGTTCCAACCACGTTCAACTTTACTTTTAGTAGTGAAGTAAAAGACGAAATTATTGACTACAGCAAAAACAACAATATTGGCCTGATCGCTATTCTGCCCAAGAGCTACAGCTTTATTGAAAGACTATTCAGGGAGAGTCTTACTGAGAAAATGACGTTTCACAGTCCTCTTCCGTTGTTGGTACTTAAATAA
- a CDS encoding alpha-L-rhamnosidase C-terminal domain-containing protein: MKYIISVIFAVGLVFYLFSSCTSETNALTTAEVVSDESWKAQWIAPQTKVDSANGWICFRKEISIDQLPDSSVTAKIAVDSKYWLWINGKMVVREGGLKRGPTPQDTYYDEVGISENLREGQNVVAVLVHYFGKDGFSHKSSGQAGLLLDVQAEGIEILTDSTWKAWVHPAFGNTVPPHPNFRLPESNIQFDARRGDFSFVADNFDDSELPTAQTLGVPPVAPWNQLVKRPIPQWKDFGLKDYSNAPSFPFISTGDTVIVQLPYNAQVTPYFEIEALAGGKIDIRTDHYFGGGPPNVRAVYITREGRQSYENLGWINGHHVRYHFPKGIKVLGLKYRESGYDTEFAGSFTCNDLFYNQLWEKARRTLYITMRDTYMDCPDRERAQWWGDAVLESGETFYALDRKADLLTRKGILEIMNWQRPDGTIFSPVPAGNWDKELPGQMLASVGYYGFWNYYWHSGDLETIRDVYEPVKKYLSVWKLKDDGTVQVREGGWTWGDWGEHQDVPLLINTQYYLALKGLQKMAEVLGHHDETDSVVQQMKAFKSAFNQAFWQDSYYQSLNHQGETDDRPQGLAVVAGLADEDKYEAIYQVLQCEWHASPYMEKYVLEALFQMGYAEYALERMKKRFAKMVDHPTITTLWEGWGIGSEGYGGGTTNHAWSGGGLTLLSQYVAGVSPTAPGYKTFQVKPQLGSLKQVKGEVPSIRGKITVEIEVAREYRLSLEVPEQTVAKVYIPDHYASTHVNGKELDFEREERYRVYEIPTGSYQFLSR; encoded by the coding sequence CCCCGCAAACTAAGGTCGACTCTGCTAACGGCTGGATTTGTTTCCGAAAAGAAATATCCATTGACCAACTGCCTGATTCATCGGTAACTGCTAAAATTGCGGTTGATTCTAAGTATTGGCTATGGATTAATGGTAAAATGGTAGTCCGGGAGGGTGGACTCAAACGTGGGCCTACCCCGCAGGATACGTACTACGACGAAGTAGGTATTTCTGAAAATCTTCGGGAAGGGCAAAACGTAGTTGCCGTGCTGGTTCACTACTTCGGTAAAGATGGGTTTTCTCACAAAAGTAGCGGTCAGGCCGGGCTACTGCTTGATGTACAAGCTGAGGGAATAGAAATTTTGACCGATAGCACTTGGAAAGCCTGGGTGCATCCGGCCTTTGGCAATACCGTTCCGCCCCATCCCAACTTCCGTTTGCCGGAATCTAACATTCAGTTTGATGCCCGTCGGGGCGATTTCTCATTCGTTGCCGATAATTTTGACGATAGCGAGTTACCCACTGCTCAAACATTGGGAGTTCCTCCGGTAGCCCCCTGGAATCAGTTGGTAAAGCGACCTATTCCGCAGTGGAAGGATTTCGGGCTGAAAGACTATTCAAATGCCCCCTCATTTCCTTTCATTTCTACAGGTGACACGGTGATTGTACAGTTGCCTTACAATGCCCAAGTAACGCCCTATTTTGAAATAGAAGCTCTGGCAGGTGGAAAGATCGATATTCGTACCGATCACTACTTTGGCGGTGGACCACCGAATGTTCGGGCGGTTTACATCACCAGAGAAGGGCGACAGTCTTACGAGAATCTGGGTTGGATCAACGGTCATCATGTGCGCTATCATTTTCCTAAGGGAATTAAAGTGTTAGGCTTAAAGTACCGGGAAAGCGGTTACGACACCGAGTTTGCTGGTAGCTTCACCTGCAATGATCTGTTCTATAATCAACTGTGGGAGAAAGCTCGTCGCACGTTGTACATCACCATGCGCGATACCTACATGGACTGCCCTGACCGAGAGCGGGCACAGTGGTGGGGTGATGCGGTACTAGAAAGTGGTGAAACTTTCTACGCCCTGGATCGCAAGGCTGATTTGCTAACCCGTAAAGGCATACTGGAAATCATGAACTGGCAACGCCCCGATGGTACAATTTTTTCCCCCGTGCCCGCCGGAAACTGGGATAAAGAGCTTCCGGGACAAATGCTCGCCAGTGTAGGCTACTATGGCTTCTGGAATTACTACTGGCATAGTGGAGACTTGGAAACGATCCGGGATGTTTACGAACCAGTCAAAAAATACTTGTCAGTTTGGAAACTCAAAGATGACGGAACGGTACAGGTACGAGAGGGTGGTTGGACCTGGGGCGATTGGGGTGAGCACCAAGATGTCCCCTTACTCATCAATACGCAGTACTACCTTGCACTGAAGGGGCTTCAGAAAATGGCGGAGGTGTTGGGTCACCACGATGAAACAGACAGTGTAGTCCAGCAAATGAAAGCATTCAAATCAGCGTTTAACCAAGCTTTTTGGCAGGATAGTTATTATCAATCTCTTAATCATCAGGGAGAAACAGATGACCGACCCCAAGGGCTAGCGGTAGTGGCTGGATTAGCTGATGAAGATAAATACGAAGCTATTTACCAAGTGCTTCAGTGCGAATGGCACGCCAGCCCCTACATGGAAAAGTACGTACTGGAGGCTCTGTTTCAAATGGGCTACGCAGAGTACGCTCTGGAGCGAATGAAAAAACGATTTGCTAAGATGGTTGACCATCCTACGATCACCACCCTCTGGGAAGGTTGGGGTATTGGCTCAGAAGGCTATGGAGGCGGCACTACCAACCACGCCTGGAGTGGCGGAGGACTCACCTTGCTTTCCCAGTACGTAGCCGGAGTATCACCCACCGCACCCGGTTACAAAACTTTTCAGGTGAAGCCGCAACTCGGCTCGCTCAAACAAGTGAAAGGTGAAGTCCCTAGCATTCGCGGGAAAATCACCGTAGAAATTGAGGTGGCGCGAGAGTATCGCTTATCCCTAGAAGTACCCGAGCAAACCGTAGCGAAGGTGTATATACCGGATCATTACGCTAGTACGCATGTCAATGGAAAAGAATTAGATTTTGAGCGAGAAGAAAGGTATCGGGTTTATGAAATACCTACTGGGAGCTATCAGTTCCTTTCTCGCTGA